From one Plasmodium knowlesi strain H genome assembly, chromosome: 11 genomic stretch:
- a CDS encoding phosphoinositide phosphatase SAC1, putative encodes MANGSVLPTQKYYLESHGNYLSIVNEENHVRNILKISHDEDVQIVKEKQKITSSNENSCTENENKKKFPFFGCLGILKADHTNFLVIVSDAEIVSYLFNRAIYRVKKISFIQLNDEEESKDKTASYHNYQYEICCLGSNAVLTPLNSNHRKEGKKFFCNKKINTQNHFDNIFQWSNSLFQSPTVKNTEFRNNSETYIHKLKNCTLKKDTLKTIEYFWHAFNKGPFYFSYHYNLTASLQRHYITESEKEKKRGKSSSPTVGGGPEVYAGDCKYQGKTEPIFHKLQFKEINHEYTWNWKLLHQFIPIDAFEFVVFLIHGYIKSNVFHVPNGKLTLYLISRKNKNRSGVRFWCRGGNDKGDVANFVETEQILVCKDPHRTKIFSYVIVRGSIPVLWKQQPTLSIRPRIQVCQDMQKNAKTLNLHMEKLKNTYGKISITNLNNKKFGEKYLGQCYGACLKECSVEHNYTWFDFHSEFKKLNYQNLHTSLKTVIEDLNDFSFFSVSFPSGVRYNLEHGDEVHDNICRDDFSSTTASSSRFTSWSSAKVDTFQKGVFRVNCIDCLDRTNVFQSFLAKYVLHMQLLTMDIKLEQENKFPFYLFKNAYDELLYRQTWIHNANAISIIYSGAGALKNDITKNGKRTIGGLLQDLLHIVQRYINNNFLDGYNNDCIHLATSENLKYQNVFNIHRGKYNQMMNVILEFMVIFTTAACTSPVQKLLKGVYFLSHNITSTTISQCIHYAFFLMRRNFHLFLFPYNQAKYFHFISLLAKASGILSTSFLIFVFFCVYVFTQRRRVISSPKLGTD; translated from the coding sequence atggcaaatgGTTCTGTTCTGCCGACTCAAAAGTACTATTTAGAGTCGCATGGGAATTATTTAAGCATAGTGAACGAAGAAAATCATGTGcggaatattttaaaaattagcCATGATGAAGATGTACAAATAGTCAAggagaagcaaaaaattACAAGCAGTAATGAGAATAGCTGTACAGAaaatgagaacaaaaaaaagtttcccttttttggttGCTTAGGAATACTTAAAGCGGACCATACCAATTTCCTAGTCATAGTTTCCGATGCAGAAATCGTTTCTTATTTGTTCAATCGAGCTATATATagagtaaagaaaatttcctttatCCAGCTGaacgatgaagaggaaagtAAGGATAAGACAGCTAGCTATCACAATTATCAGTATGAAATATGCTGCCTCGGGAGCAACGCCGttttaacacccctaaaTAGTAACCAcaggaaggaaggtaaaaaattcttctgtAACAAAAAGATAAATACGCAAAATCATTTTGACAACATATTCCAATGGAgtaattccctttttcagaGCCCCACTGTCAAAAATACCGAATTCCGCAATAATAGCGAAACGTACATCCACAAACTTAAGAATTGCACATTGAAAAAAGATACATTAAAGACGATAGAGTATTTTTGGCATGCCTTTAATAAGGGCCCCTTTTACTTCTCCTATCACTATAATTTAACGGCGTCTCTGCAGAGGCATTACATAACTGAAtctgaaaaggagaagaagagagGAAAATCATCATCCCCGACGGTAGGTGGTGGACCAGAAGTTTATGCGGGTGACTGTAAATATCAGGGGAAAACGGAACCCATTTTCCACAAGCTTCAATTCAAGGAAATTAATCACGAGTATACATGGAACTGGAAATTGCTACACCAGTTTATTCCCATAGATGCATTTGAATTCGTGGTGTTCCTAATACATGGCTACATCAAATCAAATGTGTTTCATGTTCCTAATGGAAAACTAACATTGTATTTGATatcgaggaaaaataaaaacagaagTGGGGTAAGGTTTTGGTGTAGAGGCGGAAATGACAAGGGAGATGTAGCCAATTTTGTCGAAACAGAACAAATTTTAGTATGTAAAGATCCCCATAGGACAAAGATTTTTAGTTATGTTATTGTCAGGGGATCCATCCCTGTCCTCTGGAAACAACAGCCAACGCTAAGTATAAGGCCCAGAATACAAGTCTGCCAAGACATGCAGAAAAATGCGAAAACGTTAAATTTACATATGGAGAAATTGAAGAACACGTATGGAAAGATTTCCATCACAAAtttgaataataaaaaatttggcGAGAAGTATCTAGGACAGTGTTATGGGGCATGCTTGAAGGAGTGTAGCGTAGAGCACAACTACACCTGGTTTGATTTCCATAGcgagtttaaaaaattgaattatCAAAATTTGCACACATCGCTGAAAACGGTGATTGAGGACTTGAacgatttttcctttttttccgtttcgttTCCGAGCGGAGTTAGGTACAATTTGGAGCACGGCGATGAAGTTCACGATAATATTTGCAGGGatgatttttcttccactacTGCCAGTTCTTCACGCTTCACCTCCTGGTCATCAGCAAAAGTGGATACTTTCCAAAAGGGCGTTTTTCGAGTCAACTGCATTGATTGCCTGGACCGAACGAACGTATTCCAGAGCTTCCTAGCAAAGTACGTACTACACATGCAACTACTCACCATGGATATAAAGCTAGAGCAGGAAAACAAGTTCCccttttacctttttaaaaatgcgtATGATGAACTCTTGTATCGCCAGACTTGGATTCACAATGCAAACGCGATTAGCATTATATACAGTGGCGCAGGGGCActaaaaaatgacataacgaaaaatgggaagagaaCTATTGGGGGTTTGTTGCAAGATCTGTTACACATTGTGCAGAGATACATAAATAACAACTTCCTAGACGGCTACAATAATGACTGTATTCATTTAGCCACGAGCGAAAATTTGAAATATCAAAATGTTTTCAATATCCACAGGGGTAAGTACAACCAAATGATGAATGTAATTTTGGAGTTCATGGTAATTTTTACGACAGCTGCGTGTACTAGTCCTGTACAGAAATTGTTAAAGGGGGTTTATTTCTTATCGCACAACATTACCTCCACCACCATTTCGCAGTGTATTCATTACGCGTTTTTCCTCATGCGTagaaattttcatttgtttttatttccctaCAATCAAGCTAagtatttccattttatttcactCCTGGCAAAAGCGTCGGGGATTTTGTCtacctcctttttaattttcgtctttttttgtgtgtatgtatttacTCAAAGACGGCGCGTGATCTCGTCGCCCAAGCTGGGCACCGATTAg
- a CDS encoding proteasome subunit alpha type-7, putative yields MSYDRAITVFSPDGHLLQVEHALEAVKKGGCAVAIKSSNFAVLAVEKKNIPKLQNPRTTEKLIKLDEHNCLAFAGLNADARVLVNKTRLECQRYFLNMDEPAPVDYIAKYVAKVQQKFTHRGGVRPFGIATLIAGFKNNKEICIYQTEPSGIYASWKAQAIGKNAKVVQEFLEKNYQENMEQNDCLLLAMKAIFEVVELSSKNIEVALLTEKELRFIDEQQINALVEVIDNERTKKNSQNE; encoded by the exons atgagttATGATAGAGCCATAACCGTGTTCAGTCCTGATGGACATCTGCTACAAGTAGAACATGCCTTGGAGGCTGTTAAGAAAGGAGGCTGTGCAGTGGCAATAAAAAGTTCCAATTTCGCTGTTTTGGCagtggaaaagaagaacattcCCAAATTGCAAAATCCAAGAACAACCGAGAAGTTGATCAAATTGGACGAACACAATTGTTTAGCCTTTGCGGGATTGAATGCCGATGCGAGAGTTTTAGTCAATAAG aCACGACTGGAATGCCAAAGGTACTTTTTAAACATGGACGAACCGGCGCCAGTTGACTACATTGCCAAGTACGTTGCGAAGGTACAGCAAAAGTTTACACATAGAGGAGGTGTGAGACCATTTGGAATAGCAACGTTAATCGCTGGATTTAAGAATAACAAAGAAATATGCATTTACCAAACAGAGCCCAGCGGTATTTATGCATCGTGGAAAGCGCAGGCAATtggaaaaaacgcaaaagTTGTGCAGGAatttctggaaaaaaattaccaagaAAATATGGAACAGAACGATTGCCTCCTCCTAGCCATGAAGGCCATATTTGAG GTCGTTGAATTGAGCAGCAAAAATATAGAAGTCGCCCTGCTGACGGAGAAGGAGTTAAGATTCATCGATGAACAGCAAATAAACGCACTG GTTGAAGTAATCGACAACGAGCGAACGAAGAAGAATTCACAGAATGAATAA
- a CDS encoding large subunit rRNA methyltransferase, putative has protein sequence MGKKKKVGKERIDKYYKLAKSAGYRARSAFKLIQIAQKYNIFKDANILIDLCAAPGGWLQVAYKNMKRSSTIIGVDLVPIRKIDNNVITLKCDITTSACVKQIKNIIKNEKADVILNDGAPNVGTTYSYDSFNQNVLVLNSIKIANLFLKKKGIFITKVFRNEEYVSLIWVMEKLFGQVKHIKPRSSREISSEIYLVGLNFLSTKVDKKLFDYNYVFSEQFKQDSNKIVTNDASDNDLFTDSSDNEKENQKKNKKKKGLSTILKEKKKKNRQGYEVGDDYRVTDICNFIHSDNYVDLLIKTNKFTFDRDYLTSEDPLVRNTYTAIYKNPSTTQEILQLCKDLKVLGKSDLFQLIKWRYKVKKGIASVDAEAQSSQAVDAEEKTSQELAPVKEDTPIKETQTSTTKASLQDDELSGSSDADSEKDEINEFSTQMEKKNKKEQKKKEKKLKKELEKRKMNKSFKPDYDENEIHFNKNMLKLLDKQSFEDHLNVLSGSKNNDRLEINQENDSSSEKEDNEELNDINESPMDRIEYLVNLDYEKQKMKEKKMNEEKSNEKLTRRKRAMDYKNEELMKIQKIMELKNEELMMKRKLHEYLSDDEDDTDDDDDDEEEGATDEGSDTSKGCPHPGKRGKGEMKNDEKNAYAEALKQNEHIHKMVDKIIRLRKDVKREEEKSNVNRFFDQKIFSTIFNEMDGELNDSGIVQEGPKGSGTPKGGDEDEDDNDGDDDDMDADTVDETGDEEKFNEVDERQLPKIPLPNKLARKERNKQLREKYGNNEVKMKNTTFSIVKTDEDGQSNVGAYFSNLIKDEDELAFIKCIGEKLIHKKSRMDLIDDSFNRHSYLDDEDMLPEWFVEEEKKFRRPVIPIDKSILNQYKSSINKITKMPIKKVIEAKMRNKKREIAKMKKLEAKIGKIEKEEEDPFLKHKAITNILKKNKSEKKREKSYVVCTGKGSKVSKKKNKKGGRTMVKYVDKRLKKDKKAKKRVEKKKKNISRRKYSKSRPFKFKQKN, from the exons atgggaaagaaaaagaaagtcgGGAAGGAGAGAATTGACAAGTACTACAAATTAGCCAAGTCGGCCGGGTACAGAGCGAGATCGGCATTTAAGCTAATTCAAATAGCCCAAAAGtacaacatttttaaagatGCGAATATACTAATAGATTTGTGTGCAGCACCGGGAGGATGGTTGCAAGtggcatataaaaatatgaaaaggaGCAGTACCATTATAGGAGTAGATTTAGTGCCCATCAGAAAAATAGATAATAATGTCATTACGTTGAAATGTGATATAACTACAAGTGCCTGTGTTAaacagataaaaaatataattaaaaacgaaaaggcTGATGTTATCCTAAATGATGGAGCCCCCAATGTAGGAACAACATATTCATATGACAGCTTTAATCAAAATGTGCTTGTCCTTAATAGTATTAAAATAGCCAACCTTTttctaaagaaaaaagggatcTTTATTACCAAAGTTTTTCGAAATGAAGAATACGTGTCCCTAATATGGGTTATGGAGAAATTGTTTGGCCAAGTCAAACATATAAAACCAAGAAGTAGTAGAGAAATATCCTCCGAAATTTATCTAGTCggtttgaattttttaagcACTAAGGTGGATAAGAAGTTGTTTGATTATAACTACGTTTTTAGTGAACAGTTTAAACAGGATTCCAATAAGATAGTCACAAACGATGCGAGTGACAACGACCTTTTTACCGATTCTAGTgataatgagaaggaaaaccaaaaaaaaaacaaaaaaaaaaagggattgtcaaccattttaaaagaaaagaaaaagaaaaatagacaGGGATATGAAGTCGGGGATGATTATCGTGTCACAGATATATGCAACTTTATCCATAGTGATAATTATGTTGATTTACTCATCAAGACAAACAAATTCACCTTCGATAGGGACTACCTCACTTCGGAAGATCCTTTGGTTAGGAATACTTATACTGCCATTTATAAAAACCCCAGCACCACGCAGGAAATTCTGCAGCTCTGTAAGGATCTTAAGGTTCTGGGCAAGTCAGACTTGTTTCAACTCATCAAGTGGAGGTACAAAGTTAAGAAGGGCATCGCAAGTGTGGACGCAGAAGCCCAATCGAGCCAAGCCGTAGACGCAGAAGAGAAAACCAGTCAGGAGTTGGCACCCGTGAAGGAAGACACACCCATTAAGGAAACACAAACGAGCACCACAAAAGCTTCGCTCCAGGATGACGAACTGAGTGGTTCCTCCGATGCCGACTCGGAAAAAGACGAAATAAACGAATTCTCcacccaaatggaaaaaaaaaataaaaaggaacaaaaaaaaaaggaaaaaaaattgaaaaaagaattagagaaaagaaaaatgaataaatctTTCAAGCCAGATTATgacgaaaatgaaattcatttcaacaaaaatatgttaaAGTTGCTGGATAAGCAGTCTTTCGAGGATCACCTGAACGTACTAAGTGGAAGTAAAAATAACGACAGGTTGGAAATTAACCAAGAAAATGATTCGTCCAGCGAGAAGGAGGACAATGAAGAGTTGAACGATATAAATGAATCCCCAATGGACCGAATAGAATACCTTGTCAATTTGGATtatgaaaagcaaaaaatgaaggaaaagaaaatgaacgaaGAGAAAAGCAACGAGAAATTGACCAGGAGAAAAAGAGCAATGGATTACAAGAATGAAGAGTTGATGAAAATCCAGAAAATCATGGAgttgaaaaatgaagaattaatgatgaagaggaaattgCATGAGTACCTCAGTGATGACGAGGATGACACGGATGacgacgacgatgatgaagaagaaggtgcGACTGATGAAGGAAGCGACACTTCTAAGGGATGCCCTCACCCCGGAAAACGCGGCAAGGGCGAAATGAAGaacgatgaaaaaaatgcttacGCAGAGGCTCTTAAGCAAAATGAACACATACACAAAATGGTAGACAAGATAATTCGCTTAAGAAAGGAtgttaaaagggaagaagaaaaatccaATGTAAATCGCTTTTTTGACCAAAAGATATTTTCCACAATATTTAATGAGATGGACGGTGAATTAAATGATAGTGGCATTGTGCAGGAGGGCCCCAAAGGTTCCGGAACCCCTAAAGGTGGCGatgaagatgaagatgaCAACGACGGCGATGATGACGATATGGATGCTGACACAGTTGATGAGACAGGTGACGAAGAAAAGTTCAACGAAGTGGATGAGCGCCAATTGCCCAAGATCCCACTGCCAAACAAGCTAGCTAGAAAGGAGAGAAACAAACAATTAAGAGAAAAGTATGGGAACAACGAAGTAAAGATGAAGAACACCACCTTCTCAATTGTAAAAACGGATGAAGATGGACAAAGCAATGTAGgtgcatatttttccaacttAATTAAGGACGAAGATGAATTGGCATTCATAAAATGCATCggagaaaaattaattcataaaaaaagtagaatgGATCTGATAGACGATTCATTCAATAGGCATTCTTATTTGGATGATGAAGACATGTTGCCCGAATGGTttgtggaagaagaaaagaaatttagAAGGCCAGTTATCCCAATCGACAAATCCATCCTAAATCAATACAAGAGCAGTATTAAcaaaattacgaaaatgCCAATTAAGAAGGTGATCGAAGCAAAGATGCGAAACAAGAAGAGAGAAAttgcgaaaatgaaaaaacttgAAGCAAAAAtcggaaaaattgaaaaggaagaggaagacccCTTCCTTAAGCACAAGGCCATTACAAATATattgaagaagaacaaatcaG aaaaaaaacgagaaaaatCATACGTTGTTTGTACCGGAAAAGGCTCCAAGGtgtcgaagaagaaaaacaaaaagggaggtAGGACAATGGTTAAGTATGTCGACAAGAGGCTCAAAAAGGATAAGAAGGCGAAGAAGCGggtagaaaagaagaaaaaaaatatatcaagaCGCAAATACTCCAAATCGAGGCCTTTCAAATTTAAGCAGAAAAATTGA
- a CDS encoding proteasome subunit alpha type-4, putative has protein sequence MARRYDSRTTTFSPEGRLYQVEYALEAINNASITIGIITSEGVILGADKVFISKLIDKANNFEKIYKIDKHIFCGVAGLNADANILINQSRLYTQRYLYNYNDVQPVSQLVVQICDIKQSYTQYGGLRPYGVSFLIAGYDVKEGYQLYHTDPSGNYSGWFATAIGTNNLTASSILKQEWKKDMTLQDGLLLALKTLAKSTDSEVPKSEKIELAYLSNKDGELIQKYLTEKEIAELVKVYTEKYVKE, from the exons ATGGCCAGAAGATATGACAGCAGGACGACGACCTTCTCCCCAGAGGGTAGATTATACCAAGTAGAATATGCCCTAGAGGCAATAAATAATGCGAGCATAACAATTGGCATAATAACAAGCGAAGGAGTAATTCTGGGTGCGGACAAAGTGTTCATATCCAAATTAATAGATAAGGCAAATAATTTCGAAAAAATCTACAAAATTGACAAGCATATATTTTGTGGAGTAGCAGGATTAAATGCCGATGCGAACATCTTAATAAACCAGTCAAGACTCTACACACAAAGATATTTGTACAACTACAATGATGTGCAGCCTGTGTCTCAATTAGTTGTTCAGATTTGTGATATTAAGCAGAGTTATACACAGTATGGTGGGTTAAGACCCTATGGTGTTAGTTTTCTAATTGCAGGGTATGATGTAAAAGAGGGATACCAACTGTATCACACCGACCCAAGTGGGAACTATTCTGGATGGTTTGCTACAGCCATTGGCACTAATAACTTGACGGCAAGTTCCATTCTCAAGCAG GAGTGGAAGAAGGACATGACTCTGCAGGATGGCCTATTGTTGGCCTTGAAAACGCTGGCCAAGAGCACAGATAGCGAGGTACCCAAGAGCGAAAAAATCGAGTTAGCTTACCTATCAAATAAGGATGGCGAATTGATACAGAAATATTtaacagaaaaggaaatagcAGAATTGGTTAAAGTATACACAGAAAAGTATGTGAAAGAGTAA